The following proteins are encoded in a genomic region of Lachnospiraceae bacterium KM106-2:
- a CDS encoding thioredoxin: protein MAATIITTGNFEEEVINQAGPVLVDFWAEWCGPCKMLLPVVEQVAEENPDLKICKVNVDENPELAQRFKVMTIPTLLVFKNGEVTDTSIGVVPKDKITSMLGK from the coding sequence ATGGCAGCAACAATTATTACAACAGGAAACTTTGAAGAAGAAGTAATCAATCAGGCAGGACCTGTATTAGTAGACTTCTGGGCAGAATGGTGTGGACCATGTAAAATGTTACTTCCAGTTGTAGAACAAGTAGCGGAAGAAAATCCAGATTTAAAGATCTGTAAAGTAAACGTAGATGAAAATCCAGAATTAGCACAACGTTTTAAAGTTATGACAATTCCAACTTTATTAGTATTTAAGAATGGTGAAGTAACAGATACATCGATCGGTGTTGTACCAAAAGATAAAATCACTAGCATGTTAGGTAAATAA
- a CDS encoding acetyl esterase family enzyme, with the protein MRIQLEVPYTKAGLSGEGLNPYLDCYVTPNSDEIGKKKRKAMVICPGGGYEFTSDREADIVAIRYQGYGLQTFVLRYSIVNKPFPTALLELATAVATVREHADEWDIDPEQILVCGFSAGGHLAASLAVHWDKDFVKNPLGFKEEHKPNGLVLGYPVIVSGKDTHEGSMINLIGKDPSEKLKQLASLDKQVGKQVPPTFLWHTVEDDCVPVTNSLKFATALKEADIPFEMHLFPHGGHGLSFADYCTSVGPEQYNDRCKDWFELSVKWIYGGM; encoded by the coding sequence ATGAGGATACAGTTAGAGGTACCTTATACTAAGGCAGGATTAAGTGGAGAAGGACTTAATCCCTATCTGGATTGTTATGTAACACCAAATTCAGACGAAATCGGTAAGAAGAAAAGAAAGGCAATGGTAATCTGTCCGGGAGGCGGTTATGAATTTACCAGTGATCGAGAGGCAGATATTGTAGCAATTCGATATCAAGGTTATGGATTACAGACCTTTGTTTTACGTTATAGTATAGTAAATAAACCATTTCCAACTGCATTATTAGAGTTAGCTACGGCGGTTGCTACTGTTAGAGAGCATGCAGATGAATGGGATATTGATCCAGAACAGATCTTGGTCTGTGGTTTTTCAGCAGGTGGACATTTAGCAGCTTCCTTAGCTGTTCATTGGGATAAGGATTTTGTTAAAAATCCTCTTGGTTTTAAAGAAGAGCATAAGCCAAATGGTTTAGTACTTGGTTATCCGGTAATTGTTAGTGGTAAGGATACTCATGAAGGTTCTATGATCAATTTGATCGGTAAGGATCCAAGTGAGAAATTGAAACAACTAGCTTCTTTGGATAAGCAGGTTGGAAAGCAGGTACCACCAACTTTTCTTTGGCATACGGTAGAAGATGACTGTGTACCGGTTACCAATTCCTTAAAATTTGCAACTGCATTAAAGGAAGCAGATATTCCATTTGAGATGCATTTATTCCCTCATGGGGGACATGGTCTATCTTTTGCTGATTACTGTACGTCAGTAGGACCGGAACAATATAATGACCGTTGCAAAGATTGGTTTGAATTATCCGTAAAATGGATTTATGGAGGGATGTAA
- a CDS encoding tripeptide aminopeptidase → MKAYERLLRYVKVYTTSDPSSTTVPTTKRQFDLAHMLVEELQSMGLKDARVDDKCYVYATLPATTGLEEKPKIGFIAHMDTAPDFNGENVNPQIIRNYDGSDVPLGTSGLVLHSHDFHHLPTLKGRTLITTDGTSLLGADDKAGIAEILTAVETIMEEKIPHGTICIGFTPDEEVGAGADYFDIKGFGADYAYTLDGEVEGEIVYENFNASAADFEIKGVNIHPGSAKDIMVNAALVATEIVGMLPSNETPAHTENYEGFYHLCDMKGDVESAKLEFIVRDHSTESFHHREEVLRDIARRMNDKYGEGTVNLTIKEQYLNMDEKIKPHMHLIDNAKKVMKELGVTPSVSPIRGGTDGARLSYMGLPCPNLGTAGHGYHGPYEHITAEGMDICVNIVVGIVKEYAK, encoded by the coding sequence ATGAAAGCTTATGAAAGATTATTAAGATATGTGAAAGTCTATACAACAAGTGATCCGTCAAGTACGACAGTACCTACGACGAAACGTCAATTTGACTTGGCACATATGCTTGTAGAAGAGTTACAGTCTATGGGATTAAAAGATGCCAGAGTGGATGATAAGTGCTATGTATATGCAACACTTCCAGCTACAACAGGTCTTGAAGAGAAGCCGAAGATCGGTTTTATTGCTCATATGGATACAGCACCTGATTTTAATGGGGAAAATGTAAATCCACAGATCATCCGTAATTATGATGGCAGTGATGTACCACTAGGAACAAGCGGTTTAGTACTTCATTCTCATGATTTTCATCATCTTCCAACACTCAAAGGAAGAACTTTGATCACAACAGATGGTACTTCACTTCTTGGAGCAGATGACAAAGCAGGAATTGCAGAAATTCTAACGGCAGTAGAAACCATCATGGAAGAAAAGATCCCTCATGGAACAATCTGTATCGGTTTTACACCAGATGAAGAAGTAGGTGCAGGAGCAGATTACTTTGATATCAAAGGATTTGGAGCAGATTATGCCTATACTCTTGATGGTGAAGTAGAAGGCGAGATCGTATATGAAAACTTTAATGCAAGTGCAGCAGATTTCGAGATCAAAGGCGTTAACATTCATCCAGGATCTGCAAAAGATATTATGGTAAATGCAGCACTTGTTGCAACAGAGATCGTTGGAATGCTTCCAAGCAATGAGACACCAGCTCATACTGAAAACTATGAAGGATTTTATCATTTATGTGATATGAAAGGCGATGTGGAATCTGCTAAGTTAGAATTTATCGTCCGTGATCATAGTACAGAAAGCTTCCATCATAGAGAAGAGGTTCTTCGTGACATTGCAAGAAGAATGAATGATAAATATGGAGAAGGTACCGTAAACCTTACAATTAAGGAACAGTATCTGAACATGGATGAAAAGATCAAACCTCATATGCATTTAATTGATAATGCGAAAAAGGTTATGAAGGAATTAGGAGTTACACCAAGTGTTTCACCAATCCGTGGTGGTACAGATGGTGCAAGATTAAGTTATATGGGGCTTCCTTGTCCTAATTTAGGAACAGCTGGACATGGCTATCATGGCCCTTACGAGCATATTACTGCTGAAGGAATGGATATTTGTGTTAATATTGTAGTCGGTATCGTAAAAGAATACGCGAAATAA
- a CDS encoding nicotinamidase translates to MRDILVVIDMQNDFITGTLGTKEAIAVQPEVVKIVEQFQGEILFTRDTHEEDYLTTREGKNLPIKHCIRNTNGWEIEPELKSLAFEKGCRILDKPTFGSVELMEYLKQLNDQDPISTLTFVGVCTDICVISNVLLAKAALLNTEIKVIKDACAGVTKESHENALMAMKACQIEII, encoded by the coding sequence ATGAGAGATATATTAGTAGTCATTGATATGCAAAATGACTTTATTACGGGAACTCTTGGAACAAAAGAAGCAATAGCCGTCCAGCCGGAAGTAGTAAAGATTGTAGAACAATTTCAAGGAGAGATCCTATTTACGAGAGATACCCATGAAGAGGATTATCTTACAACAAGAGAAGGAAAGAATCTTCCGATTAAACATTGCATTCGTAATACAAATGGTTGGGAGATCGAACCCGAGTTAAAGAGCCTTGCTTTTGAGAAAGGGTGCAGGATCCTAGACAAGCCTACATTTGGCAGTGTTGAGCTCATGGAATATTTAAAACAGTTAAATGACCAAGATCCGATTTCAACACTTACCTTTGTTGGCGTATGCACGGATATCTGTGTTATTTCCAATGTATTACTTGCAAAGGCTGCGTTATTGAATACAGAAATCAAAGTAATAAAGGATGCCTGTGCAGGGGTGACCAAAGAGAGTCATGAGAATGCATTAATGGCAATGAAAGCATGCCAGATCGAGATTATCTAA
- a CDS encoding L-lactate dehydrogenase → MSKRKNKVGIVGTGAVGASIAFQLTIQGTCDEILLMDINKKKAESEALDLTHCIEYLDRKVKICAGDYSECSDLDIIVITAALPLLPGQTRLDMMEGAANIIKSIVPPIMESGFKGHFVLITNPVDIMSYYTYKLSGLPKSHVIGTGTALDSARLKNFLAELVGVDTSSVQAYTIGEHGDSQMIPWSNVMVGGKSFYDILEDNKERFADVNLDQILTDVKQAGWEIVKGKGTTNYGIAATTCAIVKAILNDEDKVFPVSTLLEGEYGENGIYTGVPAIINANGVKEIVEIRLTEEEKNAFHKSAEVMKEYIEKLC, encoded by the coding sequence ATGAGTAAGAGAAAGAATAAAGTAGGAATCGTTGGAACAGGAGCAGTTGGAGCAAGCATAGCATTTCAACTTACCATTCAAGGCACTTGCGATGAGATTCTTCTTATGGATATTAATAAAAAGAAAGCAGAATCAGAAGCGTTGGATCTGACACATTGTATTGAGTATCTAGATCGAAAAGTAAAGATCTGTGCAGGTGATTATAGTGAATGTTCAGATTTGGACATTATCGTTATTACAGCGGCACTTCCCTTGCTTCCAGGACAGACAAGATTGGATATGATGGAGGGAGCGGCGAATATTATTAAGTCAATAGTTCCGCCAATCATGGAAAGCGGTTTCAAAGGTCATTTTGTTTTGATCACGAATCCAGTTGATATTATGTCTTACTATACTTATAAACTGTCAGGATTACCAAAGAGTCATGTGATTGGAACTGGAACGGCTTTGGATTCTGCCAGATTGAAGAATTTCCTCGCAGAATTAGTAGGTGTTGATACTAGTTCCGTACAAGCCTATACGATTGGAGAGCATGGAGATTCTCAGATGATCCCTTGGAGTAATGTTATGGTCGGAGGAAAGAGCTTTTATGATATCTTAGAGGATAATAAAGAGCGTTTTGCAGACGTTAATTTAGACCAAATCTTAACGGATGTAAAGCAAGCAGGATGGGAGATCGTAAAAGGTAAAGGTACGACAAACTATGGAATTGCAGCGACTACTTGTGCAATCGTAAAGGCTATCTTAAATGATGAAGATAAAGTGTTCCCTGTTTCCACACTATTGGAAGGGGAATATGGAGAAAATGGTATTTACACAGGAGTACCGGCAATCATCAATGCAAACGGAGTAAAAGAAATTGTAGAGATCCGTTTGACGGAAGAAGAAAAGAATGCATTTCATAAAAGTGCTGAAGTAATGAAAGAATATATAGAAAAATTATGTTAG
- a CDS encoding ABC transporter, permease protein, whose product MNGFKALFYSNLKRRLVDGFALGYNIVFPIILILLLGTLCRSSGSGVINAYSYYVITIIPFCITMGIVTAAYSCKDDAYANTAARILFAPVTETAIVCSKVLSVTVAIGGASMLVYLGASLLYRIPIRSMVILFLILLSFFTCAIGCLVGFGMKNFMVVKNIMTVPIGILATIGGTFISYSVSNTTLRSLKEFSPFTYLNRAMFYSIYEQEQMKIGLVCTGLLLGGILIILLAIRKFRKEEFEDGKLSGYEK is encoded by the coding sequence ATGAATGGTTTTAAAGCTTTATTCTATTCCAATTTAAAGAGAAGACTCGTTGATGGATTTGCATTAGGATACAATATTGTATTCCCGATCATTTTAATTTTACTACTTGGGACTTTATGTAGGAGCAGTGGTTCGGGTGTGATAAATGCTTATAGCTATTACGTGATCACCATCATTCCGTTTTGCATTACTATGGGGATTGTTACAGCGGCATATTCTTGTAAGGATGATGCCTATGCGAATACAGCAGCGAGAATATTGTTTGCGCCAGTTACGGAAACTGCTATTGTATGTAGCAAAGTGCTGTCGGTCACAGTAGCTATTGGGGGCGCATCAATGTTAGTCTATCTTGGGGCTTCATTGCTCTACCGAATACCAATCAGAAGTATGGTTATTTTATTTCTAATATTGCTTTCGTTCTTTACTTGTGCGATAGGATGTCTCGTTGGTTTTGGAATGAAAAATTTCATGGTGGTTAAGAATATTATGACGGTACCAATTGGAATATTGGCTACCATAGGGGGGACCTTCATTTCTTATTCTGTTAGCAATACAACCTTACGAAGCTTAAAGGAATTTTCCCCTTTTACGTACCTAAATCGAGCGATGTTTTATAGTATTTATGAACAAGAGCAAATGAAGATCGGACTGGTTTGTACGGGATTACTGTTAGGTGGAATTCTTATCATTCTGCTTGCAATAAGAAAGTTTCGAAAGGAGGAGTTTGAAGATGGGAAGTTATCTGGTTATGAGAAATAA
- a CDS encoding export ABC transporter ATP-binding protein, translating to MNALLELKSLEKVYGDKTVVDKLSFQVEDGEILGLLGPNGAGKSTTIRMITGLENMQGGDIFYKGTKVKQNQRRLQMELGVVPQEIALYQELTAYENVRFFASLYGLKGELLKQRCYDALERVGLSEYASKRPDTFSGGMKRRLNIACSIAHRPKLLIMDEPTVGIDPQSRNHIMNTIRILQEEGTTVIYVSHYMEEIESLCSRIVLMDHGIVKEDLPLSLLREKYDGKSLEEIFLLVTGTALRDKEA from the coding sequence ATGAATGCATTGTTAGAACTTAAGTCATTAGAGAAGGTGTACGGAGATAAAACGGTTGTAGATAAGCTGAGTTTTCAAGTAGAGGATGGGGAGATATTAGGACTTTTAGGACCGAATGGAGCTGGTAAGAGTACGACCATCAGAATGATAACGGGACTTGAAAATATGCAGGGAGGAGATATTTTCTACAAGGGTACAAAGGTTAAGCAGAATCAGAGACGATTACAAATGGAGTTAGGTGTGGTACCACAAGAGATCGCATTATACCAAGAGCTGACAGCGTATGAAAATGTTCGATTTTTTGCTTCTTTGTATGGATTAAAAGGTGAGTTGTTAAAACAACGTTGTTACGACGCTTTAGAGCGTGTGGGGCTTAGTGAATATGCTTCTAAACGTCCAGACACATTCTCAGGCGGGATGAAACGGAGATTAAATATTGCTTGCTCCATTGCACATAGACCGAAGTTGTTGATTATGGATGAACCAACGGTAGGAATTGATCCGCAGTCAAGAAATCATATCATGAATACCATTCGCATTTTACAGGAAGAGGGAACAACCGTTATCTATGTCTCTCACTATATGGAAGAGATAGAGAGCTTATGCAGTCGGATCGTCTTAATGGATCATGGAATCGTAAAAGAAGATCTGCCATTATCTCTTTTACGTGAGAAATACGATGGAAAGTCGTTAGAAGAGATTTTTTTATTAGTGACTGGAACAGCGTTAAGAGATAAGGAGGCCTAG
- a CDS encoding transcriptional regulator, PadR family, which translates to MIRALILYYLNIKPTHGYEIQRFLQLTGTDQWTKIQSGSIYYALTKLEKEENIIVEREERTGSRIRKIYKITEKGKKTLIEEMAHELMEPICNVGSMKFITSPIIDSLSKEQMKSLLDQHIEQLNEQLTYWEQWQSAKAGDQATRLTQLSFQMTIDSLKNQILWHEELREHLDQYIEESKIMAETIKMFNADQFESEKRADEKTQNLAYAEELLEKMKNDPKKAMESLNTIIKELKKKE; encoded by the coding sequence ATGATTCGTGCACTAATATTATATTATTTAAATATAAAACCAACTCATGGGTATGAGATACAAAGGTTTCTACAGTTAACGGGTACCGATCAATGGACCAAGATTCAGTCAGGATCCATCTACTATGCATTGACAAAGTTAGAAAAAGAAGAAAATATCATTGTAGAAAGAGAAGAACGCACCGGTTCAAGAATACGTAAGATATATAAAATTACGGAGAAGGGAAAGAAAACTCTCATTGAGGAGATGGCACATGAGTTAATGGAACCAATCTGCAATGTGGGGTCCATGAAATTCATTACTTCTCCTATCATTGATTCTCTTTCGAAAGAACAGATGAAGAGTCTTTTGGATCAGCATATTGAACAGCTGAACGAACAACTAACATATTGGGAGCAGTGGCAGAGTGCAAAAGCAGGAGATCAGGCAACCAGATTAACACAGCTCAGTTTTCAGATGACGATCGATTCGCTCAAGAATCAGATCTTATGGCATGAGGAGTTAAGAGAACATTTGGACCAATATATCGAGGAAAGTAAGATAATGGCTGAAACCATTAAAATGTTTAATGCGGATCAGTTTGAGTCAGAGAAGAGAGCAGATGAGAAAACGCAGAACCTTGCTTATGCAGAGGAACTCTTAGAGAAAATGAAAAATGATCCGAAGAAAGCAATGGAGAGTTTAAATACGATCATAAAAGAATTGAAAAAGAAGGAATAG
- a CDS encoding probable phosphatase of HAD hydrolase superfamily produces MKKGIIFDLDGTLWDASSQVVPAWNLVLSRHQELQKQITLQDMQSFMGKQLDEITHLMFPNLLPAEGIAILKECCKGEQVYLRIVNAQGIPD; encoded by the coding sequence ATGAAGAAGGGAATCATATTTGACCTAGATGGTACACTATGGGATGCTTCTTCTCAGGTAGTTCCTGCATGGAATCTTGTATTAAGTCGACATCAAGAATTGCAAAAACAGATTACTTTGCAAGATATGCAAAGCTTTATGGGGAAACAGCTAGATGAGATTACTCACCTAATGTTTCCTAATCTTTTGCCTGCAGAAGGGATTGCGATTCTGAAAGAGTGCTGTAAAGGGGAGCAAGTTTATTTGAGGATTGTGAATGCTCAGGGAATACCCGACTAA
- a CDS encoding flavodoxin, translating into MKYSVVFSSKTGNTAKLAMHLQAILKEQECVYFGTPNEKALDADFIFVGFWTDKGTSNEEISMFLNSLEGKNIYLFGTAGFGGKKEYFDGILNRVKEVIMPTNTILGTFMCQGKMPQSVRTRYEEMLAKNPENDKVKELIENFDQAIIHPTDLDIARFGDDVKDLF; encoded by the coding sequence ATGAAGTATTCAGTTGTATTTAGCAGCAAGACGGGAAATACGGCTAAATTGGCGATGCATTTGCAGGCTATATTAAAAGAACAAGAGTGTGTATACTTTGGTACACCAAATGAAAAAGCATTGGATGCGGATTTTATCTTTGTGGGATTTTGGACTGATAAAGGGACAAGCAATGAAGAAATTTCAATGTTCCTAAATTCCCTAGAAGGAAAGAATATATATTTATTTGGAACAGCTGGTTTTGGAGGAAAGAAAGAGTATTTCGATGGCATCTTAAATCGAGTAAAAGAAGTGATCATGCCAACCAATACGATTCTCGGAACGTTTATGTGTCAAGGAAAGATGCCACAAAGTGTTCGTACTCGTTATGAAGAGATGCTTGCGAAGAATCCAGAAAATGATAAAGTAAAAGAGTTGATTGAGAATTTTGATCAAGCGATCATTCATCCAACCGATCTTGATATCGCAAGATTTGGCGATGATGTGAAAGACTTATTTTAG
- a CDS encoding metal transporter, ZIP family, whose amino-acid sequence MQIEAIRGILIPFLGTSLGAACVFFMKKNINIKIQKALTGFAAGVMVAASIWSLLLPAMEQSKDMGKWSFIPAVVGFWIGILFLLILDHIIPHLHMHSEEAEGPKSHLKKTTMLVLAVTIHNIPEGMAVGVVYAGYLFGNTGITSMGALVLSLGIAIQNFPEGAIISMPLCAEGVKRKKAFLYGVLSGIVEPIGAIITLLAAGLVIPALPYLLSFAAGAMIYVVVEELIPEMSEGKHQDIGTILFAAGFTIMMILDVALG is encoded by the coding sequence ATGCAGATAGAAGCAATAAGAGGAATACTAATTCCGTTTTTGGGAACATCTTTAGGAGCAGCATGTGTATTTTTTATGAAAAAGAACATTAATATAAAGATTCAGAAAGCCTTAACGGGCTTTGCGGCAGGAGTAATGGTAGCAGCCTCTATATGGAGCTTATTACTGCCAGCAATGGAACAGTCGAAAGATATGGGGAAGTGGTCCTTTATTCCAGCAGTGGTAGGATTTTGGATCGGAATTTTATTTCTGCTGATCTTAGATCATATTATCCCGCATTTGCATATGCATAGTGAAGAAGCAGAGGGGCCGAAAAGTCATTTGAAAAAGACTACAATGCTTGTACTTGCGGTAACGATTCATAATATCCCAGAAGGAATGGCTGTTGGTGTTGTGTACGCAGGATATTTATTTGGAAATACAGGAATCACATCGATGGGAGCCTTAGTACTATCGCTTGGTATTGCAATTCAGAACTTTCCGGAAGGTGCGATCATATCAATGCCTCTATGTGCAGAGGGGGTAAAGCGAAAAAAAGCATTTTTGTATGGAGTGCTATCTGGCATCGTAGAACCAATTGGAGCAATAATAACATTATTGGCTGCTGGACTGGTTATCCCGGCATTACCATATCTACTTAGTTTCGCAGCGGGTGCTATGATATACGTAGTCGTTGAAGAGTTAATTCCAGAGATGTCGGAAGGAAAGCACCAGGACATAGGAACTATTTTATTTGCAGCAGGCTTTACTATTATGATGATATTAGATGTGGCATTGGGGTGA
- a CDS encoding phosphoglycerate mutase, translating into MILVLLRHGESLWNKENLFTGWTDVELSEQGRKEAVEAGRVLREKGFDFDICYTSYLKRAIHTLNFVLDEMDRSWLPIIKSWKLNERHYGALQGLNKLETAKKYGEEQVKIWRRSYDVAPPRLEKTDLRNPALQEPYRKEDQELLPIGESLEDTMARVIPYYEETILKNMKEGKRVLIAAHGNSLRALVQHLEGLSKEEILNVNIPTGIPLIYELNDEGKYIKKYYLGNQERIQLKMQAVANQGSVVICR; encoded by the coding sequence ATGATATTAGTATTGCTACGTCATGGTGAGAGTTTATGGAATAAGGAGAATCTGTTTACCGGCTGGACTGATGTTGAATTATCAGAACAGGGAAGAAAAGAAGCCGTAGAAGCTGGCAGAGTATTGCGTGAGAAAGGATTTGATTTTGACATCTGCTATACGTCTTACTTAAAGCGAGCCATTCATACATTAAACTTTGTATTAGATGAGATGGATCGAAGCTGGTTGCCGATCATTAAGTCTTGGAAGCTCAATGAACGTCATTATGGAGCACTTCAAGGATTAAATAAGTTAGAGACAGCAAAGAAATATGGAGAAGAACAGGTGAAGATCTGGAGACGTTCTTATGACGTTGCTCCACCAAGATTAGAGAAAACGGATTTAAGAAATCCGGCATTACAGGAACCGTATAGAAAAGAGGATCAGGAACTTCTTCCGATTGGAGAAAGTCTGGAAGATACAATGGCTAGGGTGATTCCGTATTATGAAGAAACTATATTAAAGAATATGAAAGAAGGAAAGCGAGTACTGATCGCAGCACATGGTAATTCATTACGAGCATTAGTACAGCATCTAGAAGGGCTTTCGAAAGAAGAAATCCTAAATGTTAATATTCCGACAGGAATCCCTTTGATATACGAGTTGAATGATGAGGGGAAATATATAAAGAAATACTATTTAGGAAATCAAGAGAGAATTCAGTTGAAAATGCAGGCCGTTGCAAATCAAGGAAGTGTAGTTATATGCAGATAG
- a CDS encoding asparagine synthetase [glutamine-hydrolyzing], with the protein MCGIAGFCDFTSDLELNAAHNEEIAGQMGQTLKRRGPDDDGTYVNHHVAFAHTRLAVMDPKRGAQPMKKNIGCAHFVIVYNGELYNTDELRNDLIGKGYVFETTSDTEVLLLSYVEYGTKCVERFNGIFAFAIWDSYHESVFLCRDRFGVKPLFYTMVGERLVFASEIKGILKYPGIKRITDRYGICELFGLGPAKSPGCGVYQGIHDLPPAHAMYMDRNGIRHYCYWKLEAKEHTESYEKTVDHTREILFDAINRQLISDVPLCTLLSGGLDSSVVSAVAAKKMHDEGRELDTFSFDYEGNSKFFQASNFQPTEDRPYVDLMVKHIGSRHHYLECSQRELADCLYDAVLAKDLPGMADVDSSLLYFAKLIKQTHTVSLSGECADEIFGGYPWFRDEEVLDKHVFPWSKNLDYRKEILRDDILEEIPIDEYVQLEYEKTMERTPQIAGESKERKREREISYLNTSWFMTTLLDRKDRMTMYQGLEVRVPFADHRLIEYLYNIPWEYKYKNEEVKALLKGAAAEILPDAVIHRKKCPYPKTYHPEYEAILKERLSRIVNDSGAKLNQLVDTKVIKKYLESKSEYKIPWFGQLMATPQLFAYLIEVEYWLEKYEIGIEI; encoded by the coding sequence ATGTGCGGAATTGCAGGATTTTGTGATTTTACCTCAGATCTAGAATTAAATGCCGCTCACAACGAAGAGATTGCCGGCCAGATGGGGCAAACGTTAAAAAGAAGAGGACCAGATGATGATGGTACTTATGTGAATCATCATGTTGCCTTCGCTCATACAAGATTAGCTGTTATGGATCCAAAGAGGGGTGCACAGCCAATGAAAAAAAACATTGGCTGTGCACATTTTGTTATTGTCTATAATGGAGAACTTTATAATACGGATGAATTACGAAATGATTTAATAGGAAAAGGATATGTATTTGAGACGACTTCTGATACGGAAGTATTGTTATTAAGTTATGTAGAATATGGAACGAAATGTGTGGAACGATTCAATGGAATCTTTGCATTTGCTATTTGGGATTCTTATCATGAGAGTGTCTTTTTATGTAGGGATCGATTTGGCGTCAAGCCTTTATTCTACACAATGGTAGGAGAACGTCTCGTATTTGCATCTGAGATTAAAGGAATTCTAAAATATCCAGGAATCAAACGAATTACCGATCGATATGGAATCTGTGAATTATTCGGACTTGGTCCGGCGAAAAGCCCAGGATGTGGCGTGTATCAAGGAATCCATGATCTTCCACCTGCACATGCCATGTATATGGATCGAAACGGAATCCGCCATTATTGCTATTGGAAATTGGAAGCAAAGGAACATACAGAAAGTTATGAGAAGACGGTTGATCATACGAGAGAAATCTTATTTGATGCCATTAATCGTCAACTAATATCGGATGTACCATTATGCACATTATTATCCGGAGGATTAGATTCCAGCGTGGTCTCCGCGGTTGCGGCCAAGAAAATGCATGACGAGGGACGCGAATTAGATACCTTCTCTTTTGATTACGAAGGGAACTCGAAGTTCTTCCAAGCATCCAACTTCCAGCCGACCGAAGATCGTCCCTACGTGGATTTGATGGTGAAGCATATTGGATCGAGACATCACTATCTAGAATGCAGTCAGAGGGAGCTAGCGGATTGTCTTTATGATGCAGTTCTTGCAAAAGACCTTCCCGGTATGGCAGATGTGGATTCTTCTCTTTTATATTTTGCTAAATTGATCAAGCAGACTCATACGGTATCCTTATCAGGAGAATGTGCAGATGAGATCTTTGGCGGTTATCCTTGGTTTCGGGATGAAGAAGTATTAGATAAACATGTCTTTCCTTGGTCGAAAAACCTGGATTATCGGAAAGAAATATTGCGCGATGATATTTTAGAAGAAATTCCGATCGATGAATATGTTCAGTTAGAATACGAGAAGACAATGGAGCGGACACCACAGATAGCAGGTGAGTCTAAGGAAAGAAAAAGAGAACGGGAGATTAGTTATCTAAATACCTCGTGGTTTATGACAACTTTGCTTGATCGAAAAGATCGGATGACGATGTATCAGGGACTAGAGGTACGGGTGCCGTTTGCTGACCATCGATTGATCGAATATCTGTATAATATCCCTTGGGAGTATAAATACAAGAACGAGGAAGTAAAAGCATTATTAAAGGGTGCTGCAGCAGAAATCCTACCGGATGCTGTCATTCATCGAAAGAAATGTCCTTATCCGAAAACATATCATCCGGAATACGAAGCTATTTTGAAAGAACGATTATCAAGGATTGTCAATGATTCAGGCGCCAAGTTGAATCAGTTGGTAGATACGAAGGTAATTAAGAAGTATCTGGAGTCAAAGAGTGAGTATAAGATTCCTTGGTTTGGTCAGTTGATGGCAACGCCACAGTTATTTGCCTATTTGATCGAGGTGGAATACTGGCTGGAGAAGTATGAGATTGGGATTGAAATCTAG